A portion of the Bifidobacterium sp. ESL0800 genome contains these proteins:
- a CDS encoding beta-L-arabinofuranosidase domain-containing protein encodes MMSEQERSDVKTHGGPSPSDDEQAVARDAQLIYIGNTGTVDFDLNLPVRGASGTSISWQTSDSRWIEPDGKVHMPDYGRGDRNVRLTATVTRGSASATREFTVKVLEKANDIKVKKVYPVKIKAQRGVKYYLPMFVAVLTEDGNTVSQRVNWDDGVDHVSDELGDKQYTGVIDGSEIKVTGTVSVGESDPVQVVDATPKLNAVDLSHVRLTGDGFLARNQRNRVAFLKTVDCDQLLYEFRKASGLDTKGADAMIGWDAPDSNLRGHTTGHYLSGYSLAYAATGEPEMKRKADYLVDGLAEVQDAFSKLPGFKPGFLSAYSEKQFDLLETYAPYPDIWAPYYTLHKILAGLLDAYHYTGNKTALDVASKVGDWVYDRLSRLPHEQLQNMWSMYIAGEFGGMNESMAKLYGVTGKKEHLEAARMFDNDRLMVPMREHIDALGGMHGNQHIPQVIGSVELYKQTGMSYYLDQAEFFFDSVLAHHAYAFGGVGQGEMFHQPDHIGSLLTENTAESCASYNLLKLATALEQYEPKASYGDYYEDTVVNHIAATTDKVPRGGSIYFFPTQPGGHKEFDEENSCCHGTGLESHFYYAQGAYYVGAREGSKSALSVRMYLNGTLDDAEDGLALKVALDDKHPEHVAIDVKHADYDQLWLRVPGWTRGKVRVTVDGKRLDEATVAGMLRNDGAELVLDAEALGRSGFDGASISLDFDPHFRVVPTPDKPEIAAVAWGPYVLAALSDKTDFLSLPVDSKDADAAFTREGDGLTFVHKATGTRFVPLEQLDQECYQMYMKVC; translated from the coding sequence ATGATGAGTGAGCAGGAGAGGTCGGATGTGAAGACGCATGGCGGACCGTCGCCTTCCGATGATGAACAAGCGGTCGCGCGCGATGCGCAGCTGATCTACATTGGCAATACAGGCACTGTTGATTTTGATTTGAACCTGCCGGTCCGTGGTGCTTCGGGGACGTCGATCTCGTGGCAGACCAGCGATTCGCGATGGATAGAGCCCGACGGCAAGGTGCACATGCCGGACTACGGCCGGGGAGACCGCAACGTCCGACTGACGGCCACGGTGACGCGCGGTTCGGCCTCGGCCACGCGCGAGTTCACCGTGAAGGTGCTCGAGAAGGCCAACGACATCAAGGTCAAGAAGGTCTATCCTGTCAAGATCAAGGCGCAACGCGGGGTGAAGTATTATCTGCCGATGTTCGTGGCAGTGCTCACCGAGGATGGCAATACTGTCTCACAGCGCGTCAACTGGGATGATGGAGTAGACCATGTTTCCGACGAGCTCGGCGACAAGCAGTACACAGGTGTGATCGACGGTAGCGAGATCAAGGTGACCGGCACGGTCTCGGTCGGCGAGTCCGACCCGGTTCAGGTCGTGGACGCCACCCCGAAGCTCAACGCCGTGGATTTGAGCCATGTGCGCCTGACCGGTGACGGCTTCCTGGCCAGGAACCAGCGCAACCGCGTCGCGTTCCTGAAGACCGTGGACTGCGACCAGCTGCTCTACGAGTTCCGCAAGGCCAGCGGCTTGGATACCAAGGGCGCCGACGCGATGATCGGTTGGGACGCTCCGGACTCCAACCTGCGCGGGCATACCACCGGCCACTACCTTTCGGGGTATTCGCTGGCGTACGCCGCCACGGGCGAGCCCGAGATGAAGCGCAAGGCCGACTATCTGGTCGACGGCCTGGCCGAAGTGCAGGACGCGTTCTCCAAGCTCCCCGGATTCAAACCCGGCTTCCTTTCCGCGTACTCCGAGAAGCAGTTCGACCTCTTGGAGACCTACGCGCCGTATCCGGACATCTGGGCACCGTATTACACGTTGCATAAGATTCTGGCCGGCCTGCTCGACGCGTACCACTACACCGGCAACAAGACCGCACTCGATGTGGCCTCAAAGGTGGGCGACTGGGTCTACGATCGCCTCTCCCGCCTGCCGCACGAGCAGCTGCAGAACATGTGGAGCATGTACATCGCCGGCGAATTCGGCGGCATGAACGAGTCCATGGCCAAGCTCTACGGAGTCACGGGCAAGAAGGAGCACCTCGAGGCCGCGCGCATGTTCGACAACGACCGCCTGATGGTGCCGATGCGTGAACACATCGACGCGCTGGGCGGCATGCACGGCAACCAGCACATCCCGCAGGTCATCGGCTCGGTCGAGCTTTACAAGCAGACCGGCATGAGCTATTACCTCGACCAGGCCGAATTCTTCTTCGACTCGGTGCTGGCCCACCACGCCTACGCCTTCGGCGGTGTCGGTCAGGGCGAGATGTTCCATCAGCCCGACCACATCGGCTCCCTTTTGACAGAGAACACCGCCGAGTCCTGCGCCTCATACAACCTGCTGAAGCTGGCGACGGCGCTCGAGCAGTACGAGCCCAAGGCCAGCTACGGCGACTACTACGAGGACACGGTGGTCAACCACATCGCCGCCACCACCGACAAGGTGCCTCGCGGCGGCAGCATCTACTTCTTCCCCACGCAGCCCGGCGGCCACAAGGAGTTCGACGAGGAGAACAGCTGCTGCCACGGAACCGGCCTGGAATCGCACTTCTACTATGCGCAGGGCGCCTACTACGTCGGTGCGCGCGAGGGTTCGAAGAGTGCACTGTCGGTGAGGATGTACCTCAACGGCACGCTCGACGACGCCGAGGACGGCCTGGCGCTCAAGGTCGCGCTTGACGACAAGCACCCGGAGCATGTGGCCATCGACGTGAAGCACGCGGACTACGACCAGCTCTGGCTGCGTGTGCCCGGCTGGACCCGCGGCAAGGTGCGCGTGACGGTCGACGGCAAGCGCCTGGACGAGGCCACTGTGGCCGGCATGCTGCGTAACGACGGCGCCGAGCTGGTGCTTGACGCTGAGGCGTTGGGCCGCTCCGGTTTCGACGGCGCCTCGATCAGCCTTGACTTCGACCCGCACTTCCGCGTCGTGCCGACCCCGGACAAGCCCGAGATCGCGGCGGTCGCGTGGGGCCCGTACGTGCTGGCCGCGCTGAGCGACAAGACGGACTTCCTGTCGCTGCCGGTCGACTCGAAGGACGCCGACGCCGCGTTCACCCGCGAGGGCGACGGACTGACGTTCGTGCATAAGGCGACCGGAACGCGTTTCGTGCCGTTGGAGCAACTGGATCAGGAATGCTACCAGATGTATATGAAGGTGTGCTGA
- a CDS encoding histidine kinase: MTTLRRFGAWLARNQMAGDALLALVALFFALISTTTDEGGLWVSYSEGWQFAWSCALIVPVIFRRRYPQVAALAFAGLAVLQLLCGPGYVFGDTLAVVMLYSVIVYGDPSHSKAFIVLAFIVGGAAAPIITWGMEIGPVHNPHQAGDTASYTYYSCQSVYTSGFNATCSRNLAGTVFFMLVGIVTMLAAACFMGYWSRTRLDNARLLRERNIALAARGQEDLDIARTAERARIARDMHDVVAHTLSTIIVQSDGGRYAGAHDPAKARAIMETIRHESHKAQRDMSDLLSTFGGAPHLGYDDIAALASQADATAHATGGSVKRIIEGEAKPQLLGGKAQSAIYHAVQEALTNARKYAGKGVEVTVREIWNDTTLRLAIQDNGNGAAAAMDGHRPGIGLTGMRERVEAAGGRMQAGPRIGGGFAVEVRIALGGSGGSHRNSDKNANHHDSEDDNGNRHQNLDAIERRATENADAFPYENTDTPVSSPDVTDQTGRYTQSTNSTASLPRPSSDARYPELIEDEPDPESRHASIFQRFSSLSRRLYSADEPRNGSGTGNGATEHADLNWVERISRFFAHHYLLADIILAAVLLLLAAPSGLITFRYGGANVGYTMVFGTTERASTPQLQIVDFAIDLAGFTALALRRRLPQCAAALMVAAAMVSLIFCADIPVVVLYAPISLYSVCLYGKGHSRRWAGLAAVVGSAVFGIRFSGSFVGYPTLVDWVTNRQRYAVYGNRGSYPFEIAMFVIIALAICAMAITAALWTRASGTNMMVLEARHQALEAESKRKQIAAANHERERIGAQIRGEVSETLTGVIDKADAGIAMLDRDAAAGVSTSPQAIIEAFRSIGEQGRESLAHMRSLLRVLRETGGSDDNPAASQPLLHPVAVTAPERMTSEGHSTDADR; encoded by the coding sequence ATGACGACATTACGGCGGTTCGGGGCGTGGCTTGCGCGCAACCAGATGGCGGGAGACGCGCTTCTGGCGCTCGTCGCGCTGTTTTTCGCGCTTATCAGCACCACCACCGACGAAGGCGGGCTGTGGGTCAGCTATAGCGAGGGCTGGCAGTTCGCATGGTCGTGCGCGCTGATCGTGCCGGTCATCTTCCGTCGCCGTTATCCGCAGGTCGCGGCCCTGGCATTCGCGGGTCTTGCCGTCCTGCAGCTGCTCTGCGGGCCGGGCTACGTCTTCGGCGACACCCTCGCCGTGGTGATGCTGTATTCGGTGATCGTCTACGGCGACCCGTCGCACAGCAAGGCCTTCATCGTTCTGGCCTTCATCGTAGGCGGCGCGGCGGCACCGATCATCACCTGGGGCATGGAAATAGGACCCGTGCACAACCCTCACCAAGCGGGCGACACCGCAAGCTACACCTACTATTCCTGCCAAAGCGTCTACACGTCCGGCTTCAACGCCACCTGCAGCAGGAATTTGGCCGGAACCGTCTTCTTCATGCTCGTCGGCATCGTCACCATGCTCGCCGCCGCCTGCTTCATGGGCTACTGGTCGCGCACCAGACTCGACAACGCGCGGCTGCTGCGCGAACGCAACATCGCCTTGGCCGCCCGCGGACAGGAGGATCTCGACATCGCCCGTACCGCCGAACGCGCCCGCATCGCCCGCGACATGCACGACGTGGTGGCCCACACCCTCTCCACCATCATCGTCCAATCCGACGGCGGCCGCTACGCCGGGGCCCATGACCCGGCCAAGGCAAGGGCGATCATGGAGACGATCAGGCACGAATCGCACAAGGCCCAACGCGACATGTCGGATCTGCTCAGCACCTTCGGCGGTGCCCCGCACCTCGGCTATGACGACATCGCCGCGCTGGCCTCCCAGGCCGATGCCACCGCACACGCCACGGGCGGCTCGGTGAAGCGGATCATAGAAGGCGAAGCCAAGCCGCAGCTTCTCGGTGGCAAGGCACAATCCGCCATCTACCATGCCGTGCAGGAAGCGTTGACCAACGCCCGCAAATACGCCGGCAAAGGCGTGGAGGTCACGGTGAGGGAAATATGGAACGACACAACGCTGCGACTTGCCATACAGGACAACGGCAACGGGGCGGCCGCGGCGATGGACGGGCATCGGCCGGGCATCGGGCTGACCGGCATGCGCGAACGCGTCGAGGCTGCAGGCGGACGAATGCAGGCCGGGCCCAGAATAGGCGGCGGGTTCGCCGTCGAGGTGCGCATTGCGTTAGGCGGGAGCGGTGGCTCCCACCGAAATAGCGATAAAAACGCGAATCATCACGACAGCGAAGACGACAACGGCAATCGCCATCAGAACCTCGACGCCATCGAACGCAGGGCAACCGAAAATGCCGATGCCTTTCCGTACGAAAATACCGATACGCCCGTCTCTTCTCCAGACGTCACCGACCAGACCGGCAGATACACCCAGTCAACGAACAGCACGGCATCGCTTCCTAGACCATCGTCCGACGCCCGTTATCCCGAACTCATAGAAGACGAACCGGATCCCGAATCCCGGCACGCAAGCATATTTCAACGGTTCTCTTCGCTCTCACGCCGCCTCTACTCTGCCGACGAACCGCGTAACGGCAGCGGCACCGGCAATGGTGCAACCGAACACGCAGACCTCAATTGGGTGGAACGCATCTCACGCTTCTTCGCACACCACTATCTGCTCGCCGACATCATCCTCGCGGCCGTTTTGCTGTTGCTCGCCGCCCCGTCAGGCCTCATCACGTTCCGATACGGAGGCGCAAACGTCGGCTATACCATGGTCTTCGGCACCACTGAACGGGCGTCGACGCCTCAGCTGCAAATAGTCGATTTCGCCATCGATCTTGCCGGGTTCACCGCCCTGGCCTTGCGACGCCGGCTCCCCCAATGCGCCGCCGCACTCATGGTCGCCGCAGCAATGGTCTCGTTGATCTTCTGCGCGGATATACCGGTCGTCGTGCTCTACGCCCCGATATCCCTGTATTCGGTATGTCTTTATGGCAAAGGGCATTCCCGCCGTTGGGCCGGTCTGGCCGCGGTTGTGGGATCGGCGGTATTCGGCATCCGGTTCAGCGGATCGTTCGTCGGCTATCCGACACTGGTGGATTGGGTGACGAACCGGCAACGGTACGCGGTCTACGGCAACCGCGGAAGCTATCCCTTTGAAATCGCCATGTTCGTCATCATCGCGCTGGCCATATGTGCCATGGCCATCACCGCGGCGTTGTGGACGCGCGCGAGCGGAACGAACATGATGGTGCTCGAGGCCCGGCACCAGGCGTTGGAAGCGGAATCGAAACGGAAACAGATCGCGGCGGCCAACCACGAACGCGAGCGCATCGGGGCCCAGATCCGCGGCGAGGTCAGCGAAACGTTGACCGGGGTCATCGACAAGGCCGACGCGGGCATCGCCATGCTCGACCGGGATGCGGCGGCAGGCGTTTCCACCTCGCCGCAGGCCATCATCGAGGCGTTCCGCTCCATCGGCGAACAAGGGCGTGAGTCACTGGCCCACATGCGATCGCTGCTGCGCGTGCTGCGTGAGACCGGCGGCAGCGACGACAACCCCGCCGCCTCCCAACCGCTGCTGCATCCGGTGGCCGTCACCGCGCCCGAACGCATGACTAGCGAGGGACACAGCACCGACGCCGACCGTTGA
- a CDS encoding alpha/beta fold hydrolase, translating into MTLLAKYYVPGLAVEDHSIKVPLDWRDSDPGKGFAGESLSLFYRVVTAPEHVHDDLPLLVFLQGGPGGAGPRPLNPSSDGWIAEAIKHFRIVLPDQRGTGRSSCVDSNVMGNIEGAHRQAEYLKAFLAGSIVRDFEHLRRTEFGGRKWVTLGQSYGGFLTLAYLSLYPEGLSASFTMGGIPHIPANAREVYEHTFPRMVQKTHLYYRRYPQDVDRVAAVADKLSARKGKAAITLPNGDPLSVERLQTLGRDFGMQPGPERLHWLMDTAFTAGDGSAKSRSPLSDRFLESVMETTSSNALYWPLQEFIYADGELEEPIGWAAQQVRDEHPEFDARHRPLLFTGEAVFPWMFEQEKALRPFKAAVEELMGDTRFGKIYDTTQLKRNEVPLQAAVYFDDLYVDSGMQLDMLSRVGNSHAWVTNEYQHDGLFVGPDVFDHLYRQALDRGDLKGLR; encoded by the coding sequence ATGACACTGTTGGCCAAATACTATGTACCTGGGCTCGCCGTTGAGGACCATTCCATAAAAGTACCGCTCGATTGGCGCGACAGTGATCCGGGCAAGGGGTTCGCCGGAGAATCATTGAGCCTGTTCTACCGGGTGGTCACCGCCCCCGAGCATGTCCACGACGATCTGCCGCTGCTGGTCTTCCTTCAGGGTGGGCCCGGAGGTGCCGGACCGCGCCCGCTCAATCCGTCGAGCGACGGTTGGATCGCCGAGGCGATCAAGCATTTCCGCATCGTCCTGCCCGACCAGCGGGGCACCGGCCGTTCCTCCTGCGTCGATTCCAATGTGATGGGCAATATCGAAGGCGCCCATCGTCAGGCCGAATATCTCAAGGCCTTCCTGGCCGGTTCCATCGTGCGTGATTTCGAGCATCTGCGCCGTACGGAATTCGGCGGAAGAAAATGGGTGACGCTCGGGCAGAGCTATGGCGGGTTCCTGACGCTGGCCTACCTTTCCCTGTATCCCGAAGGTCTGAGCGCGAGCTTTACGATGGGCGGCATCCCGCATATCCCGGCCAACGCCCGCGAAGTCTACGAACACACTTTCCCGAGAATGGTGCAAAAGACCCATCTTTATTATCGGCGTTACCCCCAGGACGTCGACCGTGTGGCCGCGGTCGCCGACAAACTCTCCGCGCGCAAAGGGAAGGCGGCCATCACCTTGCCCAACGGTGATCCGCTGAGTGTCGAACGCCTGCAGACTCTGGGCAGAGATTTCGGCATGCAGCCCGGCCCCGAGCGACTGCACTGGCTGATGGATACCGCCTTTACCGCCGGTGATGGCTCGGCCAAAAGCCGTTCCCCGCTTTCCGACCGGTTCCTCGAATCCGTGATGGAGACCACGTCGTCGAACGCCTTGTATTGGCCGCTGCAGGAGTTCATCTACGCCGACGGCGAGCTCGAAGAGCCCATCGGCTGGGCGGCCCAGCAGGTGCGCGACGAACATCCTGAATTCGACGCCCGCCATCGTCCGCTGCTGTTCACCGGAGAGGCGGTGTTCCCTTGGATGTTCGAGCAGGAAAAAGCCTTGCGCCCGTTCAAGGCGGCGGTCGAAGAACTGATGGGCGACACCCGTTTCGGCAAGATCTACGACACCACCCAGCTCAAGCGCAACGAGGTTCCGCTGCAGGCCGCGGTTTATTTCGACGATCTGTATGTCGATTCCGGCATGCAGCTCGACATGCTTTCGCGCGTGGGCAATTCCCACGCCTGGGTCACCAACGAATACCAGCACGACGGTCTTTTCGTCGGTCCTGACGTCTTCGACCATCTGTATCGTCAGGCGCTGGACCGCGGAGATTTGAAAGGTCTGCGTTAG
- a CDS encoding response regulator transcription factor has product MSETQPIRVLIADDQELVRAGFAMVIDSQDDMQVVGQASNGAEAVSLALDLKPDVVLMDVRMPGTDGIEATRLIINAERESGNDVAKTHVIILTTFDLDEYVMSAIDAGASGFLLKDTEPETLLSSIRTVYQGNAIIAPTATKRLIEKMVEGKLGATRIAAREAQSEGGTAVDSMRRRISDPTTADAYSGTRANDETPSANGPGNTGNRQSTDAGNGDGSHDAASYHDPAVETLTDREREVLVEIAHGLSNQEIADKLCISLPTVKTHVAHILQKTYSRDRVQAVVFAYDNGLV; this is encoded by the coding sequence ATGAGTGAAACGCAGCCTATCCGAGTCCTTATCGCCGACGATCAGGAGCTGGTGAGAGCGGGTTTCGCGATGGTCATCGATTCACAGGACGACATGCAGGTGGTCGGGCAGGCTTCCAACGGCGCCGAGGCGGTGTCTCTCGCGCTCGATCTCAAACCGGATGTGGTCTTGATGGATGTGCGTATGCCCGGCACCGACGGCATCGAGGCAACCAGACTCATCATCAACGCCGAGCGCGAATCGGGCAACGACGTAGCGAAAACCCACGTCATCATCTTGACGACTTTTGACCTCGACGAATACGTGATGAGCGCCATCGACGCCGGAGCCTCCGGGTTCCTCCTGAAGGACACCGAACCGGAGACCCTGCTCTCCTCGATTCGCACGGTCTATCAGGGCAACGCCATCATCGCCCCCACCGCCACCAAGCGACTCATCGAGAAGATGGTGGAAGGCAAGCTCGGTGCCACCCGAATTGCCGCGCGTGAAGCCCAATCGGAAGGCGGAACGGCAGTCGATTCCATGAGGCGCCGCATATCGGATCCCACAACCGCCGATGCGTATAGCGGCACACGTGCCAATGACGAAACTCCATCCGCAAACGGCCCGGGCAACACTGGAAACCGGCAATCCACAGACGCCGGCAACGGCGACGGATCTCACGACGCCGCGTCATATCATGACCCGGCGGTCGAGACGTTGACCGACCGCGAGCGCGAGGTCCTGGTCGAAATCGCGCACGGCCTCTCCAATCAGGAAATCGCCGACAAGCTGTGCATCAGCCTGCCGACCGTCAAGACCCACGTCGCCCACATCCTGCAGAAAACCTACTCGCGCGACCGGGTGCAGGCCGTCGTCTTCGCCTACGACAATGGGTTGGTATAG
- a CDS encoding CocE/NonD family hydrolase: protein MSEERYSYQKAIRQFVYIELPVDTDHDGRNDLVRADIIRPAELDGKEKIPAIMDPSPYYALYERHGEKNEYEHPEDVWNSTLSCYPFFYDNYFVPRGYAVILLATAGTSLSAGFCDIGGPNDVASANAVVDWLNGRAKGYMTRERRTPDNELKAYWSNGLVGAIGKSYDGSVANAMAATGIEGLRTIVPISAISSQYRWYHPNAALLDGDDADGGWFEPDNFAQSLESTADGKLQRFNLMGGLDTLREGSDKASLDYNAFWAQRNYASHAKDYKASVFIVHGVNDLNVMMNQVEDYWRELGENGVPRKIWVHQYGHDDPFDFRNDVWMSTLDRWFEYWLKGIDNGIMNEPIASVEDIDGNWHEGSNWPEPEASMHVYRVSGGEDPRLGELVEAVGADSEARTGETSLVASLKGGRINELVDAYSCDKADAQRLLYVSAPLQQDMHVSGHVEVEVSVKASVPRSNLCASLIEYGEGTYIEPGPDTHAMVEIDQQRTVHWQTTPQDKAVYKVWIPRKSREISRVVTRGWISTDHREGFDHHVPAPQDEWITVRIPMLATDSLIRAGHRMALMICNNTERLAQVPDCDYEVRLDAIRLRFNAVASPCAR, encoded by the coding sequence ATGTCAGAGGAACGCTATTCCTATCAGAAGGCGATACGGCAGTTCGTGTACATCGAATTGCCGGTCGACACCGACCATGACGGTCGTAACGATTTGGTGAGGGCCGACATCATTCGTCCCGCCGAACTCGACGGCAAGGAGAAGATACCGGCGATCATGGACCCGAGCCCGTACTATGCCCTCTATGAGCGGCACGGGGAGAAGAACGAGTACGAGCATCCCGAGGATGTGTGGAACAGCACCCTGAGCTGCTATCCCTTTTTCTACGACAATTATTTCGTGCCGCGCGGCTATGCGGTGATTTTGCTCGCCACGGCCGGCACCTCGCTTTCGGCGGGCTTCTGCGACATCGGCGGCCCCAACGACGTTGCCAGCGCCAACGCCGTTGTTGATTGGCTCAATGGACGTGCCAAGGGCTATATGACCCGTGAGCGGCGTACTCCGGACAACGAGCTGAAGGCGTATTGGTCGAACGGGCTGGTCGGCGCGATCGGCAAGTCCTACGACGGCAGCGTCGCCAACGCTATGGCCGCCACCGGCATCGAAGGCCTGCGCACCATCGTCCCCATCTCCGCCATCAGCAGCCAATATCGCTGGTATCATCCCAATGCGGCGCTGCTCGACGGCGACGATGCGGACGGTGGCTGGTTCGAGCCTGACAACTTCGCACAGAGCCTGGAATCGACGGCCGACGGCAAGCTCCAACGCTTCAACCTCATGGGCGGGCTCGACACCTTGCGCGAAGGGTCCGACAAGGCGAGCCTCGACTACAACGCGTTCTGGGCGCAGCGCAATTACGCCAGCCATGCCAAGGATTATAAGGCGAGCGTGTTCATCGTCCATGGAGTCAATGACCTCAACGTGATGATGAACCAGGTCGAGGACTACTGGCGTGAACTCGGCGAAAACGGGGTGCCCAGGAAGATCTGGGTGCACCAATACGGCCACGACGATCCGTTCGATTTCCGCAACGACGTGTGGATGAGCACGCTTGACCGCTGGTTCGAGTACTGGCTCAAGGGTATCGACAACGGCATCATGAACGAGCCCATCGCCAGCGTCGAGGACATCGACGGCAATTGGCACGAGGGTTCCAATTGGCCCGAACCGGAGGCGAGCATGCACGTCTACCGTGTCTCGGGCGGCGAGGATCCGCGACTCGGCGAGCTGGTCGAGGCAGTCGGCGCGGATTCGGAGGCGCGCACGGGCGAGACAAGTTTGGTGGCGAGTCTCAAAGGCGGCCGAATCAATGAGCTGGTCGACGCCTATTCGTGCGACAAGGCCGATGCTCAACGGTTGCTCTACGTCTCTGCTCCATTGCAGCAGGACATGCATGTCTCCGGCCATGTCGAGGTCGAGGTGAGCGTCAAGGCGAGCGTGCCGCGCAGCAACCTCTGCGCGTCGTTGATCGAATACGGCGAAGGCACCTATATCGAGCCGGGGCCGGACACCCATGCGATGGTCGAGATCGACCAGCAGCGCACCGTCCATTGGCAGACGACTCCGCAGGACAAGGCGGTCTACAAGGTGTGGATTCCCAGGAAATCCCGGGAAATCTCCCGTGTGGTGACCCGCGGCTGGATATCCACCGACCACAGGGAGGGCTTCGACCACCACGTTCCGGCGCCCCAGGACGAGTGGATCACGGTGCGTATCCCGATGCTGGCCACTGATTCGCTGATTCGCGCCGGCCATCGCATGGCGCTGATGATCTGCAACAACACCGAGCGCCTGGCGCAGGTGCCCGATTGCGATTACGAGGTGCGGCTTGATGCCATCCGCCTGCGTTTCAACGCGGTTGCCTCTCCGTGTGCCCGGTAA